A genome region from Nicotiana tabacum cultivar K326 chromosome 13, ASM71507v2, whole genome shotgun sequence includes the following:
- the LOC107819421 gene encoding ABC transporter I family member 6, chloroplastic-like produces the protein MAVFSPSYSSTSPLLSFKSSPSNSPLPNVSLFPSNRRSFSRIRSTLRLKAALSVESPSSSATNRGDDSPKILLEVKNLSAVIRESKQQILKGVDLTVRQGEVHAVMGKNGSGKSTFAKVLVGHPDYEITGGSVSFKGDNLLEMDPEERSLAGLFMSFQSPVAIPGVSNIDFLNMAYNAQRRKLGLPELGPIEFYGYIAPKLELVNMKIDFLNRNVNEGFSGGERKRNEILQLAVLGADLAILDEIDSGLDVDALRDVAKAVNGLLSPKNSVLMITHYLRLLEFIKPTYIHIMENGRIVKTGDISIAKVLEKEGYKAISGA, from the exons ATGGCCGTTTTCAGTCCGAGCTATTCCTCAACTTCCCCACTCCTCTCCTTCAAATCCTCGCCGTCAAATTCGCCGTTACCCAACGTCTCTTTGTTTCCTTCAAATCGCCGTAGTTTTTCCCGAATTCGGTCCACTCTCAGATTGAAAGCCGCTCTCAGTGTCGAGTCTCCGTCGTCTTCCGCCACCAACCGCGGGGATGACTCGCCGAAGATTTTGCTTGAAGTGAAGAACCTCTCTGCCGTCATAAGGGAGTCAAAGCAGCAAATTCTCAAAGGCGTTGACCTCACTGTCCGCCAAGGCGAG GTACATGCTGTAATGGGTAAGAATGGTTCTGGGAAGAGCACTTTTGCCAAG GTTCTTGTCGGGCATCCAGATTATGAAATTACGGGAGGTAGTGTGTCATTTAAAGGTGACAATCTACTTGAGATGGATCCTGAGGAAAGATCTCTTGCTGGTCTTTTTATGAGCTTCCAGTCCCCAGTTGCCATTCCTGGAGTTAGCAATATTGATTTTCTTAACATGGCATACAATGCTCAACGGAGAAAACTTGGACTACCAGAGTTGGGACCAATTGAG TTTTATGGGTACATTGCACCGAAGCTTGAACTTGTCAACATGAAGATAGACTTCTTGAATAGAAATGTAAATGAAGGATTCAGTGGTGGAGAAAGGAAGCGCAATGAGATTCTACAACTAGCG GTTCTTGGGGCCGACTTGGCAATATTGGATGAGATTGATTCTGGTTTAGATGTTGATGCACTTCGAGATGTAGCAAAGGCCGTAAATGGACTTCTGTCGCCAAAGAATTCGGTGTTGATGATTACTCATTACTTACGATTATTAGAATTTATCAAGCCAACCTATATTCATATCATG GAGAATGGGAGAATTGTGAAAACCGGAGACATATCAATAGCTAAAGTTCTGGAGAAAGAAGGCTACAAAGCAATTTCCGGCGCGTAG